One stretch of Lucilia cuprina isolate Lc7/37 chromosome 6, ASM2204524v1, whole genome shotgun sequence DNA includes these proteins:
- the LOC124420870 gene encoding uncharacterized protein LOC124420870: MLSKGISEKTKIVGRFTSLESDRVPPVLGTVVLNSLNLKMTDPANFTKGKLKYFPPQANSKCGCCQEVSKRLETVEKQQNSLLEILAEHKVLLDRLVSKNAVIDNIIQIFPVNTVDKLKELDSLLGSHSDTYQTRTLIAGNVERNLHYVFGQGIILNFNVDGIFGKERLRDYSNVFNTLIDNSFVIRFFKYFY; this comes from the exons atgctttccAAAGGAATTTCCGAGAAAACCAAGATCGTTGGACGATTCACATCACTGGAAAGCGACAGAGTTCCACCAGTTCTTGGCACAGTTGTACTTAATAGTTTAAATTT AAAAATGACTGATCCAGCAAATTTCACAAAaggaaaattgaaatattttccacCACAAG CTAATTCAAAATGCGGTTGCTGCCAAGAGGTCTCAAAACGGCTTGAAACagtagaaaaacaacaaaatagctTACTTGAAATTTTAGCGGAGCATAAAGTTTTGCTGGATAGATTGGTTTCCAAAAATGCAGTCATCGACAACATCATCCAAATATTTCCTGTAAACACGGTGGACAAATTAAAAGAACTGGATTCTCTTTTAGGCTCACATTCtgatacatat CAGACTAGAACTCTGATTGCTGGAAATGTAGAGCGCAATTTGCATTATGTTTTCGGACaaggtataattttaaattttaatgtcgACGGAATTTTTGGCAAAGAAAGACTGCGAGATTACAGCAACGTATTCAATACATTAATAGATAACAGTTTTGTTATacgatttttcaaatatttttattaa